The Epinephelus lanceolatus isolate andai-2023 chromosome 8, ASM4190304v1, whole genome shotgun sequence genome includes a window with the following:
- the LOC144464150 gene encoding deoxynucleoside triphosphate triphosphohydrolase SAMHD1-like isoform X1: protein MAEQGQHKVFNDPIHGHMTLHPLLVKIIDTPQFQRLRNIKQLGGAYFVYPGASHNRFEHSIGVGHLAGELAKALHATQPELLITERDILCVQIAGLCHDLGHGPFSHLYDGTFIPEARPGHEWRHEDASVQMFYHLVERNGLQQEMERYGLVLPVDLTFIKEMIAGPLKKRQGEPHTETVDEWPYEGRSKDKSFLYEIVANKPNGIDVDKFDYFARDCHHLGIRNNFDHLRYFRFARVCEMDGQKHICSRDKEVNNLYDMFHTRYSLHRRAYQHSVNNIVQFMIAEAFVKADEHIQIEGSGGEMFTLSTAKDNMEAYTKLTDDVFNQILNSSDQGLDEAREILQRIITRNHYKLLAETKCKPSQIKMFPRWKEALLSDLQDDRLNPEDFVVLDSTMDYGRKDKDPIEKVYFYSKRDPTRAFHIPRERVSSLLPTCFSETLIRFYCKKTDEEPLERARVCFGYWCEDRGLPVPRMERTRAQRGPAEDPHGQGGGQEAPQQNPEGEQVLADGN from the exons GTGTTTAATGATCCCATCCACGGGCATATGACATTACACCCACTGCTCGTCAAAATCATTGACACACCTCAGTTCCAGAGACTACGAAACATCAAGCAGCTTGGAGGGGCTTACTTTGTTTACCCTGGAGCATCCCACAACCGCTTTGAACACTCTATTGG GGTGGGGCACCTAGCAGGAGAACTTGCAAAAGCTCTGCATGCAACGCAGCCAGAACTCCTCATCACTGAAAGAGACATCCTTTGTGTGCAGATTGCTGGTCTTTGCCATGACCTGG GACATGGACCCTTTTCCCATCTGTATGATGGGACGTTCATCCCCGAGGCACGTCCAGGACATGAGTGGAGG CATGAGGATGCCTCTGTACAGATGTTTTATCACCTAGTGGAACGTAATGGCCTACAGCAGGAGATGGAGAGGTACGGCCTGGTGCTGCCTGTGGACCTGACCTTCATCAAAGAGATGATTGCAGGACCACTCAAAAAAAGACAGGGAGAACCGCACACAGAGACAGTTGATGAG TGGCCATATGAAGGCCGTTCAAAGGACAAGTCCTTCCTCTATGAAATTGTGGCCAACAAACCAAATGGCATTGATGTGGACAAGTTTGACTACTTTGCCAG GGACTGCCACCACCTGGGCATCCggaacaactttgaccatctcCGCTACTTTAGGTTTGCCAGGGTGTGTGAGATGGACGGGCAGAAGCACATCTGCTCTAGGGACAAG GAGGTGAACAATCTGTATGACATGTTCCACACAAGGTACAGTCTCCACAGAAGAGCCTACCAGCACAGTGTGAACAACATCGTGCAGTTCAT GATTGCAGAGGCCTTTGTAAAAGCAGACGAGCACATCCAGATTGAAGGCTCAGGAGGGGAGATGTTCACTCTCTCCACAGCCAAAGATAACATGGAGGCCTACACCAAGCTGACAG ATGATGTCTTTAACCAAATACTCAACTCCTCCGATCAGGGCTTGGATGAGGCGAGGGAGATTCTACAGAGGATCATCACTCGAAACCACTACAAGTTACTGGCTGAAACAAAGTGTAAACCAAGCCAAATCAAG ATGTTTCCCAGGTGGAAAGAGGCATTGCTTAGTGACCTTCAGGATGACAGGCTAAACCCAGAGGACTTTGTAGTTTTA GACAGTACTATGGACTATGGGAGGAAAGACAAAGACCCAATTGAAAAGGTGTATTTCTACAGCAAGAGAGATCCTACCAGAGCATTCCATATCCCCAGAGAGCGG GTGTCCAGCCTCCTCCCAACATGCTTTTCTGAGACGCTCATCAGGTTTTACTGTAAGAAGACTGATGAAGAGCCACTGGAGCGTGCCCGTGTGTGCTTTGGGTACTGGTGCGAAGATAGAGGGTTGCCAGTGCCTCGG
- the LOC144464150 gene encoding deoxynucleoside triphosphate triphosphohydrolase SAMHD1-like isoform X2: MAEQGQHKVFNDPIHGHMTLHPLLVKIIDTPQFQRLRNIKQLGGAYFVYPGASHNRFEHSIGVGHLAGELAKALHATQPELLITERDILCVQIAGLCHDLGHGPFSHLYDGTFIPEARPGHEWRHEDASVQMFYHLVERNGLQQEMERYGLVLPVDLTFIKEMIAGPLKKRQGEPHTETVDEWPYEGRSKDKSFLYEIVANKPNGIDVDKFDYFARDCHHLGIRNNFDHLRYFRFARVCEMDGQKHICSRDKEVNNLYDMFHTRYSLHRRAYQHSVNNIVQFMIAEAFVKADEHIQIEGSGGEMFTLSTAKDNMEAYTKLTDDVFNQILNSSDQGLDEAREILQRIITRNHYKLLAETKCKPSQIKMFPRWKEALLSDLQDDRLNPEDFVVLDSTMDYGRKDKDPIEKVYFYSKRDPTRAFHIPRERVSSLLPTCFSETLIRFYCKKTDEEPLERARVCFGYWCEDRGLPVPRMEGHPSQGLCHRCYTLINM; this comes from the exons GTGTTTAATGATCCCATCCACGGGCATATGACATTACACCCACTGCTCGTCAAAATCATTGACACACCTCAGTTCCAGAGACTACGAAACATCAAGCAGCTTGGAGGGGCTTACTTTGTTTACCCTGGAGCATCCCACAACCGCTTTGAACACTCTATTGG GGTGGGGCACCTAGCAGGAGAACTTGCAAAAGCTCTGCATGCAACGCAGCCAGAACTCCTCATCACTGAAAGAGACATCCTTTGTGTGCAGATTGCTGGTCTTTGCCATGACCTGG GACATGGACCCTTTTCCCATCTGTATGATGGGACGTTCATCCCCGAGGCACGTCCAGGACATGAGTGGAGG CATGAGGATGCCTCTGTACAGATGTTTTATCACCTAGTGGAACGTAATGGCCTACAGCAGGAGATGGAGAGGTACGGCCTGGTGCTGCCTGTGGACCTGACCTTCATCAAAGAGATGATTGCAGGACCACTCAAAAAAAGACAGGGAGAACCGCACACAGAGACAGTTGATGAG TGGCCATATGAAGGCCGTTCAAAGGACAAGTCCTTCCTCTATGAAATTGTGGCCAACAAACCAAATGGCATTGATGTGGACAAGTTTGACTACTTTGCCAG GGACTGCCACCACCTGGGCATCCggaacaactttgaccatctcCGCTACTTTAGGTTTGCCAGGGTGTGTGAGATGGACGGGCAGAAGCACATCTGCTCTAGGGACAAG GAGGTGAACAATCTGTATGACATGTTCCACACAAGGTACAGTCTCCACAGAAGAGCCTACCAGCACAGTGTGAACAACATCGTGCAGTTCAT GATTGCAGAGGCCTTTGTAAAAGCAGACGAGCACATCCAGATTGAAGGCTCAGGAGGGGAGATGTTCACTCTCTCCACAGCCAAAGATAACATGGAGGCCTACACCAAGCTGACAG ATGATGTCTTTAACCAAATACTCAACTCCTCCGATCAGGGCTTGGATGAGGCGAGGGAGATTCTACAGAGGATCATCACTCGAAACCACTACAAGTTACTGGCTGAAACAAAGTGTAAACCAAGCCAAATCAAG ATGTTTCCCAGGTGGAAAGAGGCATTGCTTAGTGACCTTCAGGATGACAGGCTAAACCCAGAGGACTTTGTAGTTTTA GACAGTACTATGGACTATGGGAGGAAAGACAAAGACCCAATTGAAAAGGTGTATTTCTACAGCAAGAGAGATCCTACCAGAGCATTCCATATCCCCAGAGAGCGG GTGTCCAGCCTCCTCCCAACATGCTTTTCTGAGACGCTCATCAGGTTTTACTGTAAGAAGACTGATGAAGAGCCACTGGAGCGTGCCCGTGTGTGCTTTGGGTACTGGTGCGAAGATAGAGGGTTGCCAGTGCCTCGG ATGGAAGGGCACCCGTCTCAAGGGTTGTGCCACAG